The following DNA comes from Pseudopipra pipra isolate bDixPip1 chromosome 14, bDixPip1.hap1, whole genome shotgun sequence.
CGACCACCAGTTGACGTAGTTGTAGTTGGACTCCAGAAGGAAGGAGTCAGCCCCTTTCCGCATCCGGGCAAAGTTGTAGAAACGCCACATGTGGAAGGTGTGGATCTGCAGCCTCTGGATGCTGAtctgcaggagaggcagagctgtgcttggAGCTGCCTGCTGGACTCAGTGCTGcattcagcagcagctcagccagagcaAACGCCCTTCTCAGTCCCCTGGGCAGGATGTGCCCATCCCCCCTGTCCTGGGACACCCCGTGGCCACCCTGACCCTCACCTTGATTGCCTCCAGCGTGTCATTCAGCTCCTTCTTCTCCACAGGCTGCTTGTGTTCCATGTTGAAGTCATCGTAGTAGACACCGAAGTTGAGATACACCTGCATGAAGCCAAAGTGGTTTTGCTGGTTGTCCAGGCACAGCTCGTAGAAACCTGCAGAGAGAAATGAGGGTTGTTGGTCCATGGGTAGAAGGGCACCAGGCAGACACATCCCCGGTGCTCGACCCTCATCCATCCCATCTGGGAGCAATCGGCACTCAGGAAGGCtcggagctgctgcaggggccagggcaggggggaacCTGTGTCCTTGGTGAGGAAGTTGATCTGCCCTCGCACGTCCTGGGAGGCTCCAAGCTGGAAGCCATTGGGGTCACTCGCCGTGACCAAGATGTTCCTGCTGTTGCCAATCCCCGTTGCCCGCTGGACCTGGAGGCAGAGAACACCCGAAGGGAATTTGTGGGCCACTGGTGTGTTGGGGATagagctgtgctgagccccaAGGCTGTGTTCctggggggctgctctgccaaGTGCAGAGCCGAGGAGAAGGTgccagctccaggcacagccaTGCCCTGGCTCTCCTTCAGCCAACCCAGTGTAAACAGGAGATAAAAGGGCTGGAGTTTCCCTGCAGGAAGGGGACAGAGCATGGGGACACACTGTGCTGGGACTTTCAGCTATGCCACAGTGTCCAGCCAGACAGCGAAGGGCAGAGCTCCCCACAGTGCCAGGACACCACACAACTCTCTGCGAGTGAGCTTAGGGTGCTCAGGCACCATGTCCAGAGCTCCCAGCACCACTTTGTGGTTTTAAACCAGCTATTCAAAAAAATGCATGGGATTGATAATGGATAGagattagattagatattgggaagaaattattccctgtgaggatggtgaggccttggcaggcCAAAGgctgcccaaagaagctgtggctgccctatccttggaagtgtccaagatcaggttggacagggcttggagcaaccttatctagtggaaggtgtcactgcccatggcatggggtggaatgggatgagctttaaggtcccttcccacccagacTGTTCCATGATATTGCATAGAAAAGGCACAGCCCTGAGGGGTGGTGTGCCACAGCACCTGCTACATGCGACTGATCCAGCACAGCCATTCCCTATGTCAGCAGCTTTCCAGGACACATCTCCCAACACTCACCTCGTAGCTGAAGAAGAAGTTGCCGCCGTGGTGTGAGAACTGCCAGAAGCACTCCACGGTGCCGCCGGGGATGACGACGGCGAAGTCGTAGCGATCGGCCCCACGGAACAGCGGCTCTGGGCTGGACCCGCTCAGGGGCTCCGTGCGGGGGCAGCCGGCAGGGCCTGGCAgcaccaagagcagcagcagcagcagca
Coding sequences within:
- the TMED6 gene encoding transmembrane emp24 domain-containing protein 6 — encoded protein: MLLLLLLLVLPGPAGCPRTEPLSGSSPEPLFRGADRYDFAVVIPGGTVECFWQFSHHGGNFFFSYEVQRATGIGNSRNILVTASDPNGFQLGASQDVRGQINFLTKDTGFYELCLDNQQNHFGFMQVYLNFGVYYDDFNMEHKQPVEKKELNDTLEAIKISIQRLQIHTFHMWRFYNFARMRKGADSFLLESNYNYVNWWSMAQSCVIILSGVLQLYFLKRLFHAQTSGSQKC